The Corallococcus soli genome has a window encoding:
- a CDS encoding AHH domain-containing protein — translation MSDPSAQQHEEDVAHRIHVSVKNTTEGGRCLNRHIAAWEPLTCSHRWQAFKHALEDAHLYNWPAYKKLARGKEIRTDAMRNHTSKSGTLYPIFPEGYRFLLKAPKQGDWDVSESVASKNFKWDYRTPYIHNGHHVVTNSQLRGAANKLEKKFPNATLIVRRGLARAGYNLNHKLNMVILPMDRKVAGALNLPRHLITFLYRDHRSYSDFVGKRLDKIMRSYEGELRKYVRKDKEHTKLAHELAKEQLEMLSAEIYSQIVARQNKEEREGGTPGYTGTLDTLINGMP, via the coding sequence GTGTCGGATCCTTCCGCGCAGCAGCATGAAGAGGACGTAGCACACAGGATTCATGTCAGCGTCAAGAACACGACCGAAGGCGGAAGATGTCTCAACCGCCACATCGCCGCGTGGGAGCCCTTGACCTGCTCCCACCGCTGGCAGGCCTTCAAGCATGCCCTGGAGGACGCCCACCTCTACAACTGGCCGGCCTACAAGAAGCTCGCTCGGGGCAAGGAGATCCGCACAGACGCGATGCGGAACCACACCAGCAAGAGCGGGACCCTCTACCCCATCTTCCCCGAAGGGTATCGGTTCCTGCTCAAAGCTCCGAAACAAGGTGACTGGGACGTCTCCGAGTCCGTGGCCAGCAAGAACTTCAAGTGGGACTACCGGACTCCATACATCCACAATGGCCACCATGTCGTCACCAACAGCCAACTCCGAGGTGCCGCCAACAAGCTTGAGAAGAAGTTTCCGAACGCCACCCTCATTGTTCGTCGAGGACTGGCAAGGGCCGGCTACAATTTGAACCACAAGCTCAACATGGTCATCCTGCCAATGGACAGGAAGGTGGCGGGTGCGCTGAATCTTCCTCGTCACCTCATCACGTTCCTGTATCGGGATCACCGCTCGTACAGCGACTTCGTAGGGAAGCGCCTGGACAAGATCATGCGTTCCTACGAAGGCGAGCTGCGCAAGTATGTTCGCAAGGACAAGGAACACACGAAGCTGGCCCATGAGCTGGCCAAGGAGCAGCTTGAGATGCTCTCCGCGGAAATCTATTCGCAGATTGTCGCACGCCAGAACAAGGAGGAGCGCGAGGGAGGTACTCCAGGATATACGGGGACGCTGGATACCCTCATCAATGGGATGCCAT